From Brevundimonas vesicularis:
GGTTGAGACCTGGCGGCCCGGACTTCCCGGCCTCTCCAAGCCACACGCCGCCGCCCTCCTTCCCAGCCTGCTGCTGTTTGCGACGACCGCGCTGAGCACGCCGGCCTATGCCGATGCGCGCGCCTTGGATTTCTACATTCCACGCCAACCCATCGACGGCGCGCTGCTGGATCTGGCTTTACAGGCGCGCGTGTCTCTGGGAGGCAGCGTCACGGCGTGTTCAGGCTTCGGCCCCGCGATCAACGGCCGAATGTCGCTGGACGCGGCCCTGACGCGATTGCTGGCGGGCAGCGGCTGTCGCCACGACATTCGCCCAGACGGCGCTGTGATCATCAGCAGGCGACCAAGCACGGCGTCCGCTGCCGCTCGACCAATCGCCCCACGCCCCACTGCTCCTGTGGCGCTGCCCGAAGACGTGGCTCAGGTCAGCGAAGTCGTCGTGACCGCGCCGCGCCGACCCGAACTGATCCAGTCCTCGTCATCGGCCATGACGGCGGTCGGCGCCGAACGCATCACCCGCGCGGGGGTCACAGGCATGCAGGGCCTGGACAGTCTCGTCTCCGGCATGACGGTGACCAATCTCGGCCCCGGCCGGAACAAGATTCTGCTGCGCGGAGTCTCGGACGGGGTCTTCACCGGCCTGACCCAATCCACCGTCGGCCTCTATCTTGATTTGACGCCGATCACCTATGCCGCGCCTGATCCGGATCTGAAGCTGATCGACATAGACCGGGTGGAGGTGCTGCGCGGTCCCCAAGGCACGCTGTACGGCACCGGCCCGATCGGCGGCGTCGTGCGCATCGTAACACGCGCCCCGGCCTTCGGGCAGGAAGCCTTGTCCCTCGCCGCGACCCGGTCGCGCACCGGGGGCGGCGGTTGGAACTCGGACTATTCCCTGATCGCGAACGTCCCGGTCGCCGGTGATCGGGCCGCGATCCGCGCGGCGATCTATGGCGAAACCTATAGCGGCTACATCAACGACGTCGAACTGAAGCTCAGGCGGGTCAACGACGGCATGCGACGCGGCGGTCGACTGTCGACGGCGCTGAAAATCTCGCCAGTCTGGACCGCTCGCGCCGGTGTCGTGCATCAGTCGATCGTCACCGAAGACACCCACTACGTTTACCGGGGCCTCGGTCCCTTTCGACGCGCGAACCTGGTGCGCGAGCCGCATCAGAACCGCTTCGACCAGATCTCGGGCTCCCTGGAAGGTCAGGGCGGCTGGGGCCGAATGAATGCGTCGGTAGCCATGGTCGAACATGGCTTCAAGAGCCGTTACGACGCCTCCAGCGCCTTGCGACGTTTCGGTTCCGGCTGGCGGATCGGCGCGCTCGACGAGAGCAAAAACATCCGTCTTGTTGTCGGTGAAGCCAACTTCGCCTCACCGGACATCGGTCGCTGGCGCTGGCTCGCCGGCGCTCTGGCGTCGTCCAGCACCACGCACACCGCCCCCATTCTGTCCGCCCTGACGCCGACGCCGCGCCCGGTCTATTCCGA
This genomic window contains:
- a CDS encoding TonB-dependent receptor domain-containing protein; this translates as MKSASPRVRPVETWRPGLPGLSKPHAAALLPSLLLFATTALSTPAYADARALDFYIPRQPIDGALLDLALQARVSLGGSVTACSGFGPAINGRMSLDAALTRLLAGSGCRHDIRPDGAVIISRRPSTASAAARPIAPRPTAPVALPEDVAQVSEVVVTAPRRPELIQSSSSAMTAVGAERITRAGVTGMQGLDSLVSGMTVTNLGPGRNKILLRGVSDGVFTGLTQSTVGLYLDLTPITYAAPDPDLKLIDIDRVEVLRGPQGTLYGTGPIGGVVRIVTRAPAFGQEALSLAATRSRTGGGGWNSDYSLIANVPVAGDRAAIRAAIYGETYSGYINDVELKLRRVNDGMRRGGRLSTALKISPVWTARAGVVHQSIVTEDTHYVYRGLGPFRRANLVREPHQNRFDQISGSLEGQGGWGRMNASVAMVEHGFKSRYDASSALRRFGSGWRIGALDESKNIRLVVGEANFASPDIGRWRWLAGALASSSTTHTAPILSALTPTPRPVYSEDRRDRLDEAAVYGEASLDLPYDLTLTAGARYYVLEYDTTSSVIQGRRSRFFDGHGESAGLTPKIALAWTPSDQLNLSAQISQGHRAGGFNTAGVIGQDFSGAADSPAREYQPDALWNVEIGAKYRSPDGRARVRAAAYAARWRNVQSDQFLPSGLAYVVNVGDGADKGVQVEANWRPFEALEVFANGLIADPRITDPNVQFDSRRNAGLPGVPRTSANLGFTWRQPLGDKLHLLADGGLSYVGASRLTFDGRQKHRMGDYATGRLSLGVEASAWTARLFVDNLFDTKANTFAYSDPFRLPDAQAITPLRPRTIGLTLTWTAH